A genomic window from Salvelinus sp. IW2-2015 linkage group LG13, ASM291031v2, whole genome shotgun sequence includes:
- the LOC111972159 gene encoding MICOS complex subunit MIC13, giving the protein MAANLFPVLKLATKVTIAGGALYVTYDSGLLGGSEQGSEVLGKAKAAIPPAVDEWVKYFGFKLPAFPKIGFSPIEAWNSGVQSSISALSSGPTALGGYTNQGLQYLKDLTK; this is encoded by the exons ATGGCTGCTAACCTATTTCCTGTTCTAAA GTTGGCCACTAAGGTGACTATTGCAGGAGGTGCTTTGTATGTTACCTATGATTCTGGACTATTAGGGGGAAGTGAGCAGGGCTCAGAGGTCCTTGGAAAAGCTAAAGCTGCCATTCCCCCTGCAGTGGATGAGTGGGTGAAGTATTTTGGCTTTAAG CTTCCAGCCTTCCCAAAAATTGGATTCTCCCCTATCGAAGCGTGGAACTCTG GGGTGCAGTCATCCATATCTGCTCTCTCATCGGGCCCTACAGCATTAGGTGGCTACACCAACCAAGGCTTGCAGTACCTGAAAGATCTCACCAAATGA